AGCAGGGCCCGGCCGCGTCCTTCCCCAAGGCCTTGAGGACGAAGGCCAGCTGGCGCGCGTGGAAGACGGCCTCATGGTTTTTAATCTGGCCCAGGACTTCGCCGGCGAGATGGTTGTCGGCGATGGGCTTAAGCTCGAGCTTGGCGGTGTCGAGGTGGCGGTCTTGGTAGAGACGCAGCCCGCGGGTCAGCTTCAGGCGTCTTTCATCGACCCCCATCAGTCGCAGGGGATCGTTCGGGTTTTGTTGGTATTTCACCTCGGTCGGCGGCGGGGCCCCGGGACTCGAGGGCGGCAGGGGCGGCTTCGGCTCCGCGGGCTTCGCGGGCGGGACGCCGGGCTGGAGATGTTGGGCGGGTCGAGTTGCGGACGAGGCATCCCCGACCCCTGGTGGTGCCCCCATGGGTGAAAATCCTTATCAAGGTGAATTTAAGGGAGAATTTCTCCGCTCCCCAGGCAGCCCCCGACGCCCTTCGGCCTCGAGGTCCCCCTAATTCTGGAATCGGCAAGGATCCCGCTTTGTTGCGGGTCATCGCATGACGTGCGGCGTCGTAATAGAGACCAGGGGCGCCGGGCGTCAAGCGGTCAATATTTCCCGGGAAAAAATAAAAAGCCCCCCGGCCGGCTCGGCCGAGGGGCCAGGAATAGGCTCCCCCTATTTCCTAGGCTCGCTTGCGGCGCCAGGCCGTCAGGCCCGCCGCTGCGAAGAGGAATCCCAGGCCGCTGGCCGGGGGAAAACTCGAAGTCCCGGTGCCGAGCGAACAACCGCCCCCGTCGGGGTTGAGCGGGGAATTGGTGCTGGTCCCGCCGCCCTGCAAGACCGGCAGCGGGAAGCACTGCGAGGAGCACTCGTCGTCGTCCTCCAGGTTGCCGTCGTCGCACTGCTCGCCGGCCTCGACGATGCCGTTGCCGCAGACGGCGGCGGGCGGATTGGTCGAAGGATTTCCTCCGGGCCCCTCGACTTGGCAGGAGGCGTTGCAGCCGTCGCCGTTGCTCAGGTTGCCGTCGTCGCAACCCTCGACGCCGCTGCGCAGGAAGCCGTCCCCGCAGGCCGCGTTTTGGCAGGTCCCCGCGTTGCCGCTGGGGCAGGCGTCGCTGGTGTTGCTGTTGCCGTCGTCGCAGGCCTCGCCGGGGTCCAGGTTGCCGTCGCCGCAGCTGTCGAAGCGGGTGCAATTGTTGACGCAGGCCGCGCCGCTGATCGCGGTGTCGCAGAGCTCGACGCCCTGGCGGACGAAGCCGTCGCCGCAGAAGGCGAGCTGGCAGCTGCCGGAGGGCCCGCTGGGGCAGGCGTCGTTGGTGGCGTTGTTGCCGTCGTCGCAGCCCTCGACGCCCTGGCGGATAAAGCCGTCGCCGCAGAAGGAAGGCCGGCAGGTCCCGGCGGGGCCGCTGGGGCAGGCGTCGGTCAGGTCGTTGTTGCCGTCGTCGCATTGCTCGGTGCCGCCCTGCTGGTTCCAGAGGAAGCCGTCGCCGCAGCGGGCGGGCTGGCAGTCGCAGCAGGCGTCGTTCTGGTTGGCGTTGCCGTCGTCGCAGACCTCGGTGCCGCCGTCGGTGTTCCAGACGATGCCGTCGCCGCAGGTCGCGTCTTGGCAGGTGCCCGAAGGCCCGCTGGGACAACTGTCGTTGAGGACGGCGTTGCCGTCGTCGCACTCTTCGGTGCCGCCCTCCTGGTTCCACTCGAAGCCGTCGCCGCAGGTGGCGGGCTCGCAGTTGCCGGTGGGGCCGCTGGGGCAGGCGTCGTTGATATTGGTGTCCCCGTCGTCGCAATTTTCGCCGAAGTTGGTGAGGCCGTTGCCGCAGAAGGCGATGTTGTCTTCGTAGAAGGCCTCGCAGCCCTGCGCGGCCTGCGTGCAGTCGGCGAGGCCCTCGTCCGAATCGTTCCCCTGGCCCAAGGTGTAGCAGAAGACCGCCCCGCGTCCCTCGCCGGGCGGGATGCTGCCCAGATTGGCGGCGATGGTGACGGCGAAGTCTTGATTGGGAATGCCCCCGGTCAGATCGCCGACCTCCCCGAGGACGCCGTTGAAGAAGGCGACGCGCTCGGCGTCGGCGTCTTCGAGGATCTGGCAGGAACCGAAGGCGCCGCTGCAGCTCTCCAGGCGGTATTGGGCCAGGGCGCCGCGCACCAGACCGACGCCGACGGTGGTGTTGGTGGGATCGAGCGGCGGGGCCTCCTGCTGGAAGACCATCGGGATGCCCGTGCTGTCGTCGTAGCCCACCCGCGCGTCGGCCGACTTGAGGTCGACGTCGAAGTCGTTGGAGAGCCCGATGCGCGCCGTGACCGCGCCGCTGCTGTTG
The sequence above is a segment of the Deltaproteobacteria bacterium PRO3 genome. Coding sequences within it:
- a CDS encoding DUF4215 domain-containing protein, which produces MKRTWIALSCLAMAGAAAPVARAGDIRHTFAGDPTNSFYTDDAGGSVNNGGNDLSYYLNLGDVDQSAIGTLFVYANDGIAQRVDNGYAEQDFGGGSGIQLFELSALPLSGAAGEIGLADDSPLTPVSFVGGETGLTVQQVTYTSDAPGDRFVIVEYRVVNNSSGAVTARIGLSNDFDVDLKSADARVGYDDSTGIPMVFQQEAPPLDPTNTTVGVGLVRGALAQYRLESCSGAFGSCQILEDADAERVAFFNGVLGEVGDLTGGIPNQDFAVTIAANLGSIPPGEGRGAVFCYTLGQGNDSDEGLADCTQAAQGCEAFYEDNIAFCGNGLTNFGENCDDGDTNINDACPSGPTGNCEPATCGDGFEWNQEGGTEECDDGNAVLNDSCPSGPSGTCQDATCGDGIVWNTDGGTEVCDDGNANQNDACCDCQPARCGDGFLWNQQGGTEQCDDGNNDLTDACPSGPAGTCRPSFCGDGFIRQGVEGCDDGNNATNDACPSGPSGSCQLAFCGDGFVRQGVELCDTAISGAACVNNCTRFDSCGDGNLDPGEACDDGNSNTSDACPSGNAGTCQNAACGDGFLRSGVEGCDDGNLSNGDGCNASCQVEGPGGNPSTNPPAAVCGNGIVEAGEQCDDGNLEDDDECSSQCFPLPVLQGGGTSTNSPLNPDGGGCSLGTGTSSFPPASGLGFLFAAAGLTAWRRKRA